ggtggtgatgatgatgatgagattgTTGGGAAGGCGGAAACAGTTCTGGACCCGTTCTACGAATCACGTTCTCGGAACAACTACGCGGCACGGCCGAAGATTGTTGACCTTCCCGTGAGTCGCTACTGCCATCAGCACCGGCGCCACCACCGGTTCCGTTACCGCGACCGACATCCGCCGTGCCGGGATGATGGTAGCTGTAACGGCCAGGATATTTCGGAGGTTTCGATTGACCAGAAGAAAGCAGAaaactgtaaaacaaaaaagaaacggggGATAGAGTCGAGAGGGGACTAAATTAAATGACAAATCACACTAGGAGAAGGGCGGCCAGAAGAATGttcaacgaaacaaacactaaGCAGGAGAGGTTTGGTAATCATAAAAGATAGAAAGCAAGCCAAACATGCGCAAATGGTTCGAAATAGTCCGTCAAGCATTTCGGCAGCACTCCAAATGCCAAAATGAGTCCAATTTTGAGTGGTATCCGCTTTTCATGAGATAATCTCTCTAGTATCCCTTATCCACACTGGAATGTGTAAATGCAAGAATCCAATATTTACCTTTCATACAAGGaactttcgtttttcttcaacCCAATCACATCGAGCGTTGTCGATTGTGGTTGACTTTGTTCATCGACGCTCATCGATTGAACTTTTTCAACGACAGATTTAGTTGCGCCCGCTGGTTGTgatggtttttcctttttggttaCTTTTTCCTTCCCGCCAGCACCTCCACCGGATCCGGGATAGCTAAAGCGTATCTCCTTCACGGGTGATGAATTGAACTTCCCATAGGCATACTGTGGACCAGGATAGGAGTTACGCAGACCCACAGCATGTGTTTCATCGTCGTGCTGCTCGTCGGAGGAGTCCTCCTGGTGCGGTGGTTTGTGTACTTGAGCGCTGGTAAAAATAGTGTTTACCACAGTTGTGCTAGATGTTGTCGATCCACCCTGCGGTCCACTATTGAGACCGAGTGAAGTATGCTCCGGTGTACTGCAATCGATAAACTGGATATCGCTGAGTTGATCCTCCAGTTTATAGCGTTTGCAGAGACTTTCCTCGTCTTGACTGAGGTTACCGCTTCCCGATGACAACGCCGCCATGTTCCATTGCTTGTTAGTTTCCTGCGAAGGACTGGGTATGTTCAGTCGCGGCTGCTTCTTGGGACTAGGGTTGACACTGTGACCACTCCCAATATAATCTTCCGGTCGTGCTCTCAACGTGCGCCGTACCGACTGTTCGTTGTGGAATCGGGTGAAAAATTCATTATCAATTTGAGTTAATGTGTTTCAAACAACTGTTCAATAAATACAAACCTCTTTCGCTACCTTTGGACTGCTCACAAGACTTTCACTTTCGGAGAATATCCTCATTTCTGGCTCTTCTCTATCGAAATTCAGACCCAACTCAGAAAGTTCGCGTGATGGGCATGTGACGACTCCACCACCGCTCGCCGTTCCATTAACCACTGTACCACCGCGTATGGGGGACTGTAGCAGATCAAAATAAGAGTCATGCGAAACAGATCGGCTATGTCCTGCAGTTCGTAAACTATCTACCGAGTTCGATCGAGCGCAATTGCTGTCGATAGCCAGATTCTTTCCATCGAATAAATCCACACCAGATGAAAACAGCAAAcctaaaaaagaataatttgtACATTCATTAACACATCATCCATGAGCTCGTTTGTTAGTTGAAAACAACTTACTTTTAGCCATCTTGTCCAACAGTCCGCTGGAGCTTTCTTTAATGGTTACGCTGCGACGATGATCTGTGTCCTTGTCTTCTACCTCAGCCAAGCTGGACCCACCAATATCAGGTTGCATTGTCGAGCTGACTATAGATACATTCTTGTCAGATGTCACCGACGCAATGCCTCCTTTGATATCGCTGTTGCTATTGGATTGCCGTGGTTGACGGGTGAAGATCGACTTCCAAGACGAATGCGATTTCCGTTTATTCCAACTTCtgcaatagaaaacaaaaaatcaacacactgGATGCTGTTAAGACATGTTATGCTTACCTAGGTACAGGAAGAACCGTGTGATACTTGTCAGGTAGACTGGAAGGTCCACCTCCAACCTCAATGTAAGAACCAATGTGTGTAGAAGGATTAGTGATGTTGATTGGTATCGTCTTTTCATTCTGCTCAACACAATTCTTTCGAATTCGCGCTTCTTCCAGACTGAGCAGCTTTGCACCACCGACGCTCAAACTCTTAGGGCGTTCCATAGACAGTGACAACTCCTGCTGATCACTGCCGGCACCACCGTAGTTCTGAACGCTGTTGCTATCACTGAGCGAGTTCGGTTGCGATTCAATGTAATGACTTCCAAAATCATCGGCAGTATCATCAAAGATTTGCTCGCAGTTGCTGATCAGATATTCGGTCACAACCGCCTGTACGCCAACGCCTCTTAAAGCAGCCACTCCGCCCGCCTCTAATGCCGGACTGCGCAGCAAATTCGGAGCCCACACGATCGCAATGTTGCGCTCCGTCATACCAGTGCTGGATGAGTGGCGTGAAATCTTGAACAGATGCGTCGCAAGATACTTCAGGGTACGATAATGTGGTGGCGGAAGCTTCTGTACCGTTTGTCGAATAAGACGCAGCTTCAGATCGGTCGGAGCATCAATTCGGGTCTGAATTGCTTCCACGAAATGATCGTACAGCTGGTATGTACACAGCGGATTTGGCAACTCACGGAAATACATTTTTAGCAGTGAGCTGACTGCATGTATATCCTGTCGAATGTCGGGATGCGTTAGATCTGGAATGCGCTCTTCATCGAATGCACGTCGTAGCTTCTGAATGTTAGATGTAATTCCTGACAGCCGATAGATACCGTCGACGATACCATACTCCTCGATAAACTCCGCACAGCACTTCAGCACCATTGGAATGTCTTGTCCACTGTTTAGCAAATGCTCCCCTAGATCACACGAGAATACACGCTCCCTGTAGATACCGCTCTGCTTCAATCGCCGACGTGAGGGCCGTGACAAAATAAAGCTGCGGAAGAATGCAATCAATTTGCCATGTTTTCGAAGAACAGGTTTCGTGGGAGACACAGCGAGCGATCCGACAAGGGGCGCCGGGAAAGGCATATGCCGTGGCACCTTATCGCCGATCGTGGCGACGCAGCTCTGCGGGAAAAATCCAACCTCGTACTGGTTCTTCTGCAGGTGACTTTTCTTGCCTCGCCACCAGATAGATTCTGCCGGACTTGGCATATCGATCACGGATATCATATCTCCCACCTCGATGGATATTTCATCACACGCTTGTGCCACGTAACGTCGCACTCCGTACGCAGCCCCGACCGCTGGAGTGTTGATACAACGCATTGTCTGTTCGTCCGCTACGGGCAACCGGCGACCTTTGTTGTCAATCTGCAGCCAGGTTAGAACTGGGCCGCAAGTCATTGCATCCGAAGCAATCATCGACAGTCGGGTCAAATAGGACCCTACCAGCTTTTCCAGGTGCTGTTCGTCGCTCATACTTCTCTCCATCCGCTGTTCACCACTACCATCTGGAAGCGCCATTAGCACGTCACGTAGGTTTTCCAGCTCGCTAACACGTCTATCGTACACGCACCTGTGCAACATCTCGTCCAGGAAGCACATGTTCTCGTACGAGCGCTTAATCATGAATGGATCAGATCGGCCAGCGGTAACACGAATGATAAACCAAAGATTACTACCACTCTTCGTGGGGCAAGCGGACCCTGCCGGTCCCGAGGGCCCGATGGAGTTCGTTTGGGAGGTGGTGAGATCGGAAGCTAGACCAAGCTGGGAGTCGCTACGTTCATCACCTTCGAGCTGAACGGAAAGGTTACCAAGCTGTACGCGTTCGTAATGGAAATGGGCACATTCTTCTAGCTTCGGGAAGCGACAGGACTGTGAATGAGAGAtgagatgaaaatggaaatgagaaGATGTAAGCATGAATTTGTTGATCACGTGTATTGTTATACCAATTCTACTTGATATATTCAAACACGAAGTAAGGAGAGTGGAACTAAAGTGTTTCGTGAAGATTGTATTAATTGGCTTCAATAATCGTAGAACTTAGTCAACGGATTAAGAACAGAGGTTGAGGGCCTAATGCATCAACAGAATAACTATAGTTAGAATGAGCTGAGAAATGTGTTTGCCTAAAGCGGCAGCAAAGTTACTTTAATGAATCTAACTTCAAGACATTACGAAGTAATTTATGGCCtgctttgaataaaaaattctaTAGCCTCATTAGCAAGATAAGATTTACATTAGAAGGGTACtttgaaatgcaaatgtttttaaattaaacgatTTGTTACACAATCCGTATCGTAAATAGTAatgttaacaataattattgaaTGATTGCTACCATCAAAAAAACTTTAAGCCAAgagaatttcaaattttccccaATAAATACTGCTTCTAATATTCTGTCCCCGAAAATTCTTATCGAAATTCGTATCTACATCCATATATCGAGGATTAAGCATCTTGAATAAAATCACGACCATACATTCATTTACATATTGACTACCACATGGAGAGCGTGTTATTACACTGCCACTCTGCTCGCTGCAGCTGTAAATCAGTTCCGCTTTACAGTGGACAAGAACGTGGGCAACTTCAAAATAAACCCACTACCAACATGCCTGGAAAGCGTTTACCCATCACCGAAGAGCTTGCCTCGGGCAGAGCAAACAAGCGAGACACTTGCACTgcaaagtaattaaaatcatttcaatttttccacaCCCTCGGTAAACCCAACCATCGTGTCCCTGCGGGCTGTTTAATCAACGCACGAGGTGTTGGATGAGCGGAGATGATGTAGAGTCCCCGCTTTTCAACAGTGCATCATAATTGAATTAAGAGCGGCTCTCGCCAGGGCAGTAAATTATGCATGGCTTAGCAAACGAAGCGTTTTGGGATATCGAtgtgaaagcaacaaaaaactgtaTCCAGGAACCAAGCGGGAAAGAACATACTTTTACAATAATAGCCATCGTgagcacaaataaaaaacgagCTCTCAGGGGCGGATGAGTCATTAAACTGATTGTCATGTTTTACAAGGATTCTACATCCCCGTCCTTATCGTATTGAACGGTTTCGGATTTCCGAGCTTACTTACCCCAGAAGCATTCTGCGATCGAGTTAGGTTGGCACTCTTGATGTGCGTTGAATCGCAAGAGGTATTCGAAATCTGTGATGCGTTCATGATCGCCGATCCGCTATCCGCAGAGTGGATGCTCGTGTTGAACAGATCGTAGTTTATCTCCGACTCGCTATCGCTTATGGTGCGTGGTTTTTCCATCAACGGGAGTTTCCCGCTACTGCCCGCACCTGTCGGTGGTGCCGACCGTGGTGGATGTCCGGTGGTCCGATGGTGTAGATCCATGATCGACGATTCGCTTCCGGTAGCACCGTGTCCAATGTCGATCGAGCGATGCCGATGTCCACCACCAGTCGATGTGGCGATTGACGAATCCTTCCGCATGATTTGGCTCATTTTGAATGTTCAAACTATGTCGTACTACCTACACTTGGAACTACCCCAACAGTTGGCCGGATGGGTGTGTCCGGGTATTTTTTGGCAGTGACAGTGAGATGAGGAAAGAGTGACGTCGGCTGGGATACCAATGTCACAGCAATtgctttcactttctttcttAGGTATATCCGAGACAGTTTTCCCAAGTGTCAGCTGATGCCGCACCTAGCTGGAATCGGTCGCTGCCGCCGTCGACTTCGTCGTTTCCGTTGCGAGCATCGTTTTCATCTCTGCTGCAGTCTAATGCCCGGCCGGAAGATGTCTTCCTCAGTGCAGTGGCCGCAGCACCGTGCAGCAAGCTGACGCTGTTCTTTGCCTCGTCAGTTCGTACATTCTTTGCTGTTCACAATTGCGCTCCAGTGGGTGAGAGTTTCCTGTAAAAAAGCGtgaaaagaaacggaaaaagggCACATGAAAACACACGCTCGCACGCTCGCTTAGCTtagaaatcaatcaatcgcaTGTCGGCGCGCCGCTGCACCGTCTGTTGTAGCCGACATCTGCACTTGCTCGCTTTAGCGAAACCATTTTCTCGGTGTGAGCGAAATTAAAGTCGCAGTCTTGCAGTAACACATGAGAAGGAGCTGCAGAGTGCAggaaatgataaatttaaaagcaattaTTTTAGCTCtccaaaaaaggcaaaacgatGCCGAAAGTGCATCGTTCATCTCACGCAGAAACGTTTTGGTTCGGTGATTTGGTTCAAGACGATCATCTTCTTTGTATGTACCAAAGAAGATATACGAACACTGCAAAAAGGCTTTGAATATCGTATACAAAGGGCAACAAACGAACAGAAGCACTAGACAAAACACCAATGTCTAGAATAGGCAAGAATGCCATAGAAAAGCATGTTTCATGCATCAATGGCCGCCGTGCGACAAACGGAAAGATATCAACGGAAGTGCATCCATGCGTATTTTATGTTGCCCGATATACCAACGCAATACAGCCAGGGTGCGGGTCGGATTTTGCaacgaaaacagcaacaaagctTAAGGTTGATAGTATGTAAATGCACATGCATACATTACGTCTTTCCTACGACTAGGCCTACTCGTAACAAAAACGCCCTTTTCCGCTGTGAACGAGTTCCTGAGGGGTTCAGGTGCATTGGTTGGGTTCTTTGCCTGCCTTACGATGAGAAAAACCTTCATTCGATAATCGGCAGCATTAAAAGTGATATTATTATTCACCGGCCTGTCGGCAGAACAATCGCCAGTAGAGCAGTACAAAAGGAAGCCCCAAACGATACACTGGGTAGGATGATTTGCAGGGCTTCAATGGGTGCTGCCGGGCTAGTTGGTAGGACCTTTTAATATTCCATTTCAATATTACGAATGCTGTCATCCTCCCATCCGGTGCTCACCGATTTGCATAGCCAAGAAGGGATGTGGTTTTATCCATGAAGGAAGGCCAATCGGAAAACCATTGCAAAAGTGTTGTGAAATACTATTAAATTCacatttaatgtgttttgtaGAAAATTTTCACTATACACAAAATAAATCTAGTCTGAAACGAGCAGAACTGCTTTATTTGCGTTCGAAAATAATTGTCTGCTTATGGTTGAAGCGGAAAGGAATCATAACGAATCAAACCTTTATGCCTTTCCCCTGCTTAAAATAACCAAACTATATCGCAACTCAGAAAAGCTCTACACTTAGCAAACGTACAAAAGGTAACTACCGAAACGAACACCGGATTTGCATCGGCTGCATCAAGCGAACGCATTCCGAAAGACCCTAGAGCACCGCATCGTTCGGCACGGAGAGCTTTCCGACGTCAAACGAGTTTGACCCAATTTCACAACCCAATCTGGTGCATTTTAGCCATTTTCCTTACGTACGGTAACCGTTTGAACCAAATTGGTATTTGAACCAATAATAGACCACGATTGGCGGTACTGTTCTCCCTTCGAACACTTCCACCAATCAAACCGTGAACCCGTCTTAATAACATATGGCACTGCTTCTTCCAATGCGGCAAGTGGACCCGACCCTTTTAAGGGTACTGGACCATTAAGACGACAAGACAATTGGCCACGTCGCGTGTACGCCAGTTCTTCCAATCGGTCATCGTTTGAAATTGACCCGTCTTATCCGTCAATCATCATAAATCCGAGAGCGTGACACAGCGTCACTGAGTTGCTTTTAAGATACTGACGAATTGTTCTCGCCCTTTAATGGTTAGACTTCCAGCACCAGGTACAAGGCTTTATCCGCAACACCTGCGCGTGAGCACAAGCCGGCGTAACATTTTCTGCACTTGTTCAAGCCCTCTCATTAGCCGTTGTTTGCAAAGTATTTATTGCTGAGTCAAGGTGCGACTACCGAGTAGTTGGCGAAACATCGTGCTAAATGTTGCTGCGGGAGCGATTAAATAGACTCCAGCGAACCATCACCAGAAGCATGCCGAAGTATAATTTGCCATCATGTCACCGAGATGCTGATAGCATTTAATAATCCGCTCGGAAACTCTCCCGAGCGGAATTGATCATGTGTGGTTTTTATTCACGGTCGGCTGTATAAATATACAAGCAATTAGAGATTCAAAACCTGCCGCCATCGAGACTCCCTAAATGACAGTATCACCATCAGCCAACTACGCAACTGGGAACTGTGTACAGGACGACCGGGTATGACAAACTTCTAGTGCGCAATATCTCCGGCGACGTTCTGCTACGTGATGGGGGTTTTTAAAACGCACCACATACATTCCACCCATCATCGAGAGCAGGCCGTTGGGTCTATCCACAACACCACACGTACCCTTATACCTCGACGCTTTTTGCCCGGAGCACCAAATATGTAGCGCACTAGACAGTTTTATGCGTGGCTGGCAAAAGGCATGCAAAATACATCCACCACACCGTGTGTCCCAAAGAGGCGTCACAAAGCTGGTCGGACCAGATAACCGCAAGATACACACGTGACCTACGGCAAATTGGCGGCTTTCGGGAGGCCTCTTTCAACCATATTCATCTTGCGGTGGCAAGATAATATCTGTTGACTGCATATGGACACTTTACGGTACGATGTCCAAAAAGTGCCATCGTTTGTGGCGGCGTGACCATGAGAGAGCTTAAGGTTTCGTGTGCTGCATAGCTATCAAGAAATGAAATCTGTTAATGATGTGTTGCAGACGATTTTGGGCTGGCACTGGGATTTAGATTCAATTTGGCGCATTGATTCAATATGCGTGTCGTGATTACTCCCTTGGACGATGGGAGTTGTGATTTTGGAACCTACCAATCAAGGCATGTGTACACATTGGACGACACTCAATAGGAATAAAACAACATGATTAGTGTCCCAAAATCTCTACAAACAAATTGTGATACACGGTACACGGGTCGATAGTACCTAATAGAAAATCTAATTTAATCCAACATTCTGGATCTATCTACAGCTTAAATGTCATTTAATCGTTACCAGTAATGGCCCACACCTTCAAGAGCACATTCGTTCTCTACTCACATCCCCTTTTTGGCATAATTCAATTAACTCATTCGTTTGCTGATGACATCCCCAAGCATAGGCAAGGCAAAGCAAAGCCGTTTGCATAGGCAACATAAAAGGGGGACACATCGGTGCCAATGTGGCACCATCGATTTTTTCGGACACCCCAAATCACTGTCTCGCACTTGTGTTTCATCCTGGTATCGGAACATCACACAAGCATATAAGACGCAATAGTTTCGGTTTGGCGCAAAAGAAACTCGATGCTCAgaactctctctttcttccaaTGGCAGTAAACTTCAAGGTTCTTTCCAGTTCTAGCAAGCTAGCTGTCTGTTTATAGTATCGATTTTCTGGCGCCCCGATGAGTAATTGCAGTGTGGCAATGTGTGGTGGAGTGTTGGGTCTTCTTCAGAGCCAACCAGTCCCAAATACAATGCCATTGGGGAAACCCGATTCGGTGGCGTTTTGTCGTCAAGTTGTCGGCTGGCTTGCAGCGTCGACCTCATAAGCTCCACAAACCATAAACGAGCCATCGCACGCACACCTCCCGGTGGTGTTGGTTTGTGATCTCTTCAAACTTTACGACCCGGTATTCAAGGAATTGATTTCAGTTTCGTTATTCAAAAACCCAGGAATGTATCTCTTGCAAGTGTGTAGCGTTTCTGGGACTTCGACAACGACGTAGGAATGCCGTCCGACAGGTTCTAACGCCGGCAAGAGGTCTGATAACAGCTAAGCAGCGAGGCGTGCCTTTGTAGGCTGAAGGTAATGGGAATGATTTACTAACGGTCGACACGGTGACGAACGGTCGTAGTTATTCGATTATGAAAGATTCAACGTTCTAGAAGAGACAACCGATGAATAAAACCAGTACCTATTGATTTTGCAACAAGCTTGACGGTAATTTTAATGATCAATATAAACAGCTTAAAGGTAATGAACGGAATTAATTCGATACAGCCTGTGCAACGAGATGTCAGACAATTTTGACGAAATTAAACTTCTTGTGGCACTGGGTGCCCAGAGGCTTACTGGGCGTTGATATATTTCTTCGCTATCAGGCAACCGATAAATCAAAGTTGTATCATATTGAATTGCGAGGGCATTGGATCGGGCCGATGGGAACGTCAAGGGTACTGTAGTTCCATTATCACATCACCAGACGATGCACTCATTTAATTACCTCACGTCTTATAAATATGGAAATCAGATTAATAATTCCATGCGACCCAACCGTATCGGGTGAAGCAGGTTGGTGTGAGTAACGGAGTTGAATTTCATACGAAGTGGTACGCAATCCATCGGGAGACAaccacaaaattaaaaaagtctCACGACATGCGAATAAGTCTTCGAAAAGAATTCTTATTCTTCTGAATCGAgaccacaaaaaacacaaactcaTAAATAAAAGGAGGATTCACTCGACAGACGATTCCAGTGGCCTTGATGTAGTCTATCAGTCTGTATCTGCCTGTCCAATGCATCCAAGGACTGCGTGTAACCAGAGCTTAGATAACGACGGCTCGACTGGGACAGCCCAGCAATTAAGGCATTCGTTGCACGGAAGACA
This Anopheles marshallii chromosome 3, idAnoMarsDA_429_01, whole genome shotgun sequence DNA region includes the following protein-coding sequences:
- the LOC128711022 gene encoding GTPase-activating protein CdGAPr, whose protein sequence is MSQIMRKDSSIATSTGGGHRHRSIDIGHGATGSESSIMDLHHRTTGHPPRSAPPTGAGSSGKLPLMEKPRTISDSESEINYDLFNTSIHSADSGSAIMNASQISNTSCDSTHIKSANLTRSQNASGSCRFPKLEECAHFHYERVQLGNLSVQLEGDERSDSQLGLASDLTTSQTNSIGPSGPAGSACPTKSGSNLWFIIRVTAGRSDPFMIKRSYENMCFLDEMLHRCVYDRRVSELENLRDVLMALPDGSGEQRMERSMSDEQHLEKLVGSYLTRLSMIASDAMTCGPVLTWLQIDNKGRRLPVADEQTMRCINTPAVGAAYGVRRYVAQACDEISIEVGDMISVIDMPSPAESIWWRGKKSHLQKNQYEVGFFPQSCVATIGDKVPRHMPFPAPLVGSLAVSPTKPVLRKHGKLIAFFRSFILSRPSRRRLKQSGIYRERVFSCDLGEHLLNSGQDIPMVLKCCAEFIEEYGIVDGIYRLSGITSNIQKLRRAFDEERIPDLTHPDIRQDIHAVSSLLKMYFRELPNPLCTYQLYDHFVEAIQTRIDAPTDLKLRLIRQTVQKLPPPHYRTLKYLATHLFKISRHSSSTGMTERNIAIVWAPNLLRSPALEAGGVAALRGVGVQAVVTEYLISNCEQIFDDTADDFGSHYIESQPNSLSDSNSVQNYGGAGSDQQELSLSMERPKSLSVGGAKLLSLEEARIRKNCVEQNEKTIPINITNPSTHIGSYIEVGGGPSSLPDKYHTVLPVPRSWNKRKSHSSWKSIFTRQPRQSNSNSDIKGGIASVTSDKNVSIVSSTMQPDIGGSSLAEVEDKDTDHRRSVTIKESSSGLLDKMAKSLLFSSGVDLFDGKNLAIDSNCARSNSVDSLRTAGHSRSVSHDSYFDLLQSPIRGGTVVNGTASGGGVVTCPSRELSELGLNFDREEPEMRIFSESESLVSSPKVAKESVRRTLRARPEDYIGSGHSVNPSPKKQPRLNIPSPSQETNKQWNMAALSSGSGNLSQDEESLCKRYKLEDQLSDIQFIDCSTPEHTSLGLNSGPQGGSTTSSTTVVNTIFTSAQVHKPPHQEDSSDEQHDDETHAVGLRNSYPGPQYAYGKFNSSPVKEIRFSYPGSGGGAGGKEKVTKKEKPSQPAGATKSVVEKVQSMSVDEQSQPQSTTLDVIGLKKNESSLYESFLLSSGQSKPPKYPGRYSYHHPGTADVGRGNGTGGGAGADGSSDSREGQQSSAVPRSCSENVIRRTGPELFPPSQQSHHHHHHHHHHHHHHGQSKQQLTTVHPPPPPSAPSSCTGAKASTPQSPPVPSPCYSLLIGSTSSDTTSNSNITTPVYDEMDITGGFTAHLDHQPNAKETPVEDSPNAATAGGKPTAMRKHDLKAMKRELSLDLSGTSTKLTGSTNFTSDNTTTNTSQSLTPSDFAYQNLNPDLSPNGGLGATGDGSVVEMTSFSQKAAKSPGTPIKATINITYNVRSPVRKEQEGNVFRSSSPPRLMDESSNTNAELIAEEEYQRERRSIYENILVPPVEEDEEKDGVMDDTSPSKRLLETNFDETMVYEQVKFLKNVVSEVNHLVKSEAEPRLMEGQSDSENAVAVQRIVPEINPSALEGVASSPPKGRSTVEDGINNNHNDSEIVPANEGNFRKQHCCERKSVKTTNGAIPMNEEESEDVPMSDVNEDSLEFDNTDVSLYENVELRKKSAYPLYENVERSNTVQSCSPPTANNPTDTLKSVLTEDEFSSLCADRSDLDNEMEYRIEIPPKIEMTVSPKMKVMVTEALDAVETVVSVKQLATKFETSPVDVTPPFDFSGINRGHNHHFRSSLNNGNYGASERVTIRNKSATSNGGSGGSGKEDRNAFASFTRSLDENAFVREFGSGRGRLEGGGAFVVVGNDGFNKSSQQIPAVEKNILNENNPNRRKSLELSLSARPRSMNQPKKLPPLGPSGAPTGVENVDMHGADDGSTKGKATSECCRAKVLQLGSGGHKQTAGGSPTESSNMKLDLSMKIEDTKEARAYNVRITPTTENRISLVQYNYCDGPTNNSGTDNMMTDGVAGSPTGTPLMRVVGGRRGDNFADDDRNSITSLKMLGSCKLDRSRIEKIKEERRHQLSEKYRSESFKGERGDYGGGANGKLKSKSKSELREFKEGDVVADRADKKYDSLRFRSKSRAELLSSDGPFPLVDSSCNPVAGKIASVSLNTVASTMQPAGLRPTAPNRTRRISDEKNQNDLPPVANVGAGPIASDASMSQVCDNKFELKTRQKFDVKRSSIDYPVSSASPSSTSEGKDVQLPHQRDQRHSFSNGRSGIVVTRSNSSSSSSAQRDRCSPPISIKDVAAMFESRSQQNQS